CGAGTCGTCCGCCCGGCCGCAGCAGTCCGCGCCAGTGCCGCAGGGCCCGGCCCGGGTCGGGCAGGGCCCACAGCACGTGCCGTACGAGGACGACGTCGAAGCGCTGCTCCCCCACCGGGGGCGCCGCCGCGTCACCGAGGAGGAACACCGCGTCACGACCGGCCAGCTTGGCCCGCGCGAGAGCGACCATGGCCGCCGAGCCGTCCACGCCGGTGACGCGGTGTCCCCGCTCGGCGGCGAGGAGCGACAGGCTGCCGGTCCCGCAGCCGAGATCCAGGACGTCGCAGGCCCGCGCCGGCAGCCAGGCGCTCAGCCGCCGCGCCCACGCCCGCCGTACGTCCGGATCGCGCAGGCCGTGGTCCGGCTCGTCGTCGAATGAGGCGGCCTGCGTGTCCCAGTCCACCCCGGCGGTCGCGTCGGGCCCGGTCGCGGCCCTGTTCAGACCTTCACTGTGATCCGTCATGGGCCCAAGAGTGACACCCGCCACTGACAGTCGAATCGTGACAGCCGCCACTGACAGACCCGCACCGATGAGTCACCCTCCCGGGAAAGGTCTACCTCCGTGAGAACGCGGAACTCGGTAGGCCCTGAAGGAGGCAGCCATGCGCCGGACCACTGTGCAGAAGCCCCTGAGGAAGACGGACCCGCGCAGGGTCCGGGAAGAGGCCGACGAGCGTCCCGCGGGACGCCCGGAGGTGCGCAAGGACATCGCGAGAACGTGGTGGCCGGACGGCTGAGTCAGTCGAGCCGCTTTCGGTAGTGGACGCGGTCGTAGGGGCCGTCCACGCGCCGCTCGACGACCTCGTAGCCGTACTTCGGATAGATCTTCTGGTTCTCCCACATCATCGCGTTCGTGTAGAGCCTGACCTCGGGAAGACCGAGCGCACGCGCGTGTGCGTCCACGAAGTGCAGCAGCCGTCGCCCCACGCCCGTGCCGTGTGCGCCGGGGTGGACGGCGATGCTGTCGAGGAACAGATGGTCGTCCCGTTCCTCCAGGACGACGAGCCCGATGACGGGCTTCCCGTCACGAAGACCTTTCCCGCGGCCACGTTCGCCGCGTGGTCCGCCTCCATGGGCACCGGCACCACCCCGATCCGCTCGATGTAGCGGTGGTACGCGGCGTCGGTCACGGTCTTCACGGCCGCCACGTCGGAGGCGACGGCGGCCCGGATCCGTTCATCTCCCATGCCGACACGGTACCTACCTGATCTCCGTCTCAGCACTCCCTTAACGCGAGCATAAGGATCTCCCGCACCCGCCTCCAGCAGGCGATTTCACGGTTTCTTGGATACGGCTCCCGATCGCTCGTGATCGGCGCCGACCAGACCGGAACCGTTTCCGAGGAGATTCCGCATGCCCGCACGCCGCCGCACGGTCGCCACGATCGCCGCCCTCGGCGCCGCTCCGCTCGCCCTGACCGCCCTCGCCGCCACCCCGGCGTCGGCGCACGGGACGATGGGCGACCCGGTCAGCCGAGTCGCCCAGTGCTACGCGGAGAACCCGGAGAGCCCGAGGTCGGACGCCTGCAAGGCGGCGGTCGCGACCGGCGGTACCCAGGCGCTCTACGACTGGAACGGCATCCGTATCGGCGACGCCGACGGCCGCCACCAGCAGCTGATTCCGGACGGCAAGCTGTGCAGCGCGAACAACGAGGAGTTCAAGGGCCTCGACCTGGCGCGCGCGGACTGGCCGGCGACGAGCGTGCACAGTGGGTCGTACACCTTCAAGTACCGCGTGACGGCCCCGCACAAGGGCACCTTCAAGGTGTACGCAACCAAGGCGGGATACGACGCGGCCAAGCCACTGGCCTGGTCCGACCTGGACCTGGAGCACCCGGTCGCGACCGCCACCGACCCGGTCGCCTCGGGCGGCTTCTACACCTTCTCCGGCACGCTCCCCGAGCGCTCCGGCCGGCAGCTGCTGTACGCGGTCTGGCAGCGCTCGGACAGTCCGGAGGCGTTCTACTCCTGCTCCGACGTGAACTTCGGCGGAGGTGCGGCGAAGCCGGCCGGCGGCGGTACGACGACCAGCTCGTCACCCGCGCCCACCGCCTCCACGCCCTCCGACGCGCAGATCGAGGCCGGTGCCGGCAGGTCGACGGTGGAGCATCACGGGCACGGTGACCAGGACGCCGCGACGTCGGCTGATCCCACTCCGGCCAACGCCCCGCAGGCGGCCGTCGCTTCGGAGCGCCTCGCCGAGACGGGAAGCGGCGGGGAGACTCCGTACCTCGCGGTGGGCGGTGCGGCCGCCCTGGCGCTCGGTTCGGCCGCCCTGTTCGCCTCGGTCCGCCGCCGCGCGAACGACGGCGGACGGCACGGCCGCTAGTACGGCCACGAAGGAGCGGGGCCCGTCCGGCGGCTCAGGCCGGACGAGCCCCGCTCGTGCGTCAGCTCAGCACCGACGCGCAGGTGGTCGCGGTGGCGTGCGCGGGGTCGAGCGCGTTGGCCACCTCATGGAAGGCGATCCGGTCGGTGAGACCGATCAGGACGTGTTCGGAGAGGTCCAGCGAGCACAGGTTCTGGATGAGGACGTTGTGGACGTCGGAGCCGCTCAGGAACTGGCTCGTGTACGGCGTGACGACCTCGTCGTACTTGCTGGCGATGACGGTGTAGTGGACGCCGGGGACGGTGTCGCCGCCGGCGTTGAGCTTGGTGAGGAAGGCGGAACCGGCCATCTGGTCGGCGAGGCCGGGGGTGGCGGCGGTGAGCAGGTCGGCGGCGCCCGGGAAGTAGGGCAGCAGCTTGGTCAGACCGTTCAGGTCGGTGCCGTGGTTGTCGGGCGCGATGCCGACCAGGGCGTTCACCTTGGCGGCTCCGCCGAGGAACCTGAGGTAGTAGCGGGGCATCATGCCGCCCTGCGAGTGGCCGACGAGGTCGGCCTTGGCGGCGCCGGTGGCGGTGAGCACCTTGTCGACGAAGGCGGAGAGCTGCCCGGCCGACTTGTCGATGGGGCCGAGGCCGTAGAAGACGGGGACGCCGGAGAGCTGGCCGTAGTCCAGGGAGAAGACGCAGTAGCCGCGGTTCTCCAGGTAGGGCGCGAGGCCCAGCCAGTTGTCGACGGAGTTGCCGAGGGTGCCGTGGACCAGGACGACGGGGCGGGGGTGGGCGGCGGACGGCTTGCAGGAGTAGTCGTTCCACCCGGTGGAGGGTGCGGTGGTGGCGTGGGCGGCAGTGGCGGGGACGAGGGCGACCGCGGCGGTGAGCAGCACCGCGGCCAGGGGTCTGAGCACTCGTTTCCAGGGCAGCATCGTGTGATCTCCTTGCGGCTCAAGGGAGTTGCGATGGCCTTACGCCCTGTGATCCGGATCACGAAGGATGCTGTTCACTCGTCAAGTTACGGACGAGTAGTGGAAGTGTGAAGTTACGCGTCAGTAAAAACTTCCAGTGATAACCGACTCGCCGGTAGCTGCCGATGAACCGTCACCAGGCGGGCCGGATCGGACCATAGGGCGCGATGCGCCCCAATTGATCGCGCAGCGCCCGCACTTCACCCTCGCCGAGTACGTCCGCCCACTCCCGCACCACTTCCGCCGCGGCCGCCTCCGCGGCCCGGGTGCAGGCCCACCCGCGCTCGGTCAGCACGACCAGTCGCGCCCGCGCGTCCGCGGGATGCGGCCGCCGCTCGGCGTACCCCTTGCGCACGACCTCGTCGACGAGCTGACTGGCGGCCTGCTTGGTGACTCCGAGGTGCGCGGCGAGTTCGGTGACCGTCGCCCCGTCCGGGGCCAGCCGCGCGAAGGCGAATCCGTGCGCGGGCCGCACCCCCTCGAAGCCACGGGCGACGACGCCTTCGTTGATGCGCTGAGTGAGCTCGCCGGCGACGGCGAGCAGGGCGGCGGACAGGGCCATGGCCTCGGAGTTGTGCACGGAGGCATTGAAACACCCTTGACGGACTGGTCAAGCAGCTTGACTATAGAAGCATCCCGGATGGTCAAGCAGCTTGACCATCCTCCGTCGAACTCGATCATCTTCCGTCGAAGGAGCCCCATGCCCGTCATCCGCACGTCCGAAGCGGTCACCCACGAGATCCACGGCGCCCGCTTCGTCTCGTACGCCACCCCGCGCACCGGCAGCAAGGAACTGTGCGCCTGGCGCGGCGAGATCCCGCCCGGCACCAGGGCCCCCGCCCACACCGTCAGCCGCGAGGAGATCTTCCATCTGCTCGTCGGCGAACTGGTCGTCACGCTCGACGACCGCACCGACCGGATCACCGCGGGCGACACACTGATCGTCAGCCCCGGCGCGACCCTGACCGTGGAGAACCCGACCGACCAGACGGCGATCTCCTGGGTCACCACGTCGATCGGCCTGGAGGCGGAACTGGCCGACGGCACGCGGCTCACGCCTCCCTGGGCCAACTGACCTTCCGCCCCGGGGACGTCACGCCGCCAGCGCCCCCGGGATCACGGCCCCCGGCCCGAACTTCGCCCGCACCCGGTCCGCGGCCTCCTCGACGCGGCGGACCTTCTCGTCCACGGGGTCGAAGGTGAGCTGGTGGGAGGCCTGTTCGGCGGGCGCGAGGGACTCGGCGCGCAGCACGAGGGCGCGCACGCGTGCGCGTTGCAGGCCGAGGGCCTCGTACAGGGCGTACGTCGCCCTCGTCAGGGCGGCCGAGTGCGCGGTCGGCTCGCGCAGGGTTCGGGTGCGGGTCGTCGCGGTGCGGTCGGCGTAGCGCACGGTGAGGGTGAGGGTGCCGCAGACCTTGTCGAGGGCGCGGAGCCGGGCGCCCAGTTCCTCGGCGGCCGACAGCAGGGCGCGGCGATGGCGGTCCGGGTCCAACTCGTCCAGCGGGAAGGGACGTTCGGTGGCCAGGGAGCGCGAGACGCCGTTCGGGACGACGCGGCCGCGGTCGACGCCGTTCGCCTTGTCGTGCAGTTCGCGGCCCGCCCGCGCGCCGATCAGGCGCTGGAGCGTGGAGAGAGGGGCGGCCGCCACCCGGCCCAGGGTGTCGAGGCCGTACTCGCACAGGGTGCGGCTGGTGGCTGTACCGACCCCGGGCAGCGCGGCCACCGGCCGGTTCGCGAGGAACTCCGCCACGGCGTCCTCGGGCACCGCGCACGTCACGCCGGGCCGGGCGTCGCGCAGGGCCACGCGGGCGAGCATCGGCCCCGGTCCCGCGCCGATCACGCAGTCGACGCCGTGCAGGGCGAGGGCGCGGACGCGGATCACCGAGGCCAGCTCGACGGCGCTGCGCCCGAAGTACCGTTCGGCGCCCCGCAGATCGGCCAGCGCCCCGTCCGGCGGCAGCGCCTCCACGACCGGCGTGAACTCCTCCAGCAGGCCGAGCAGCCCCGGCAGAGCCGCCTCGCGCGCCGGCGGCAGCTGGAAACGTACGCACAGAACGGTCATCCCGCACTCCCGGGGCTCTGGTGCCACAACTTCCTTCCCACCGCGGGCCCTTCGCCCGCGGGGCGCAGATCCGCCCAGGGGTGCATCTCGTACCCCGTGGGCATGCGGATCCTCCGGTCCTCCATCGGGTCGCGGGCCGCGGAGCCCGCGGGCGCCGGCCACCCGTCCGAACCGGCGAGCCTCGCCGGTGACGAACCGTCGCCGTCCGCCGGGGCGGAGCCGTCGGCGGGCGGCTCCGCGAGCCGGGCCGCGACGCCGTCGAGGCCTTCCTCCTCGCGCACCTCCAGCAGTTCGGCGAGGTTCCAGGCGGCGGCGCCCACCACGCTCAGGCTGCGCGGCCCGCGCCGCTGCACGACCCCGCGCACCAGCAGCAGCCAGGAGTGGAAGACGGTGTGGGCGCAGGTGTCGTGGGAGTCGTCGAAGAAGGCGAGGTCGACCAGGCCCGTGCCGTCGTCCAGGGTGGAGAAGATGACCCGCTTGCCGGACCGGATCGGCGGCGTCTGGGTGGCCGCCTTCGCCCCCGCGACCAGTACCGTCTCCCCGTGCCGCGTCTCCCGCAGCCGGCGCGCCGAGACCACGCCCAGCTCGTCGAGGAACTTTCGGTGGTCGTCCATCAGGTTTCGCGAGGCGTCCATCGACAGCACGCCCAGTTCGGCGCTGAGCTTTTCCGCCTCCGACAGGTCCGGCAGCCCGGCCGGAGCGGTCTTGCGCCCTCCCGCCAACGGGAGTTGGCCGCCGCCCCCGCTCCGGGCGCCCCGGTGCAGCTCGGTCAGGTGCAGCTGCAGATCGCGGCGGTTGGCGCCGAACGCGTCCAGGGCGCCGACCTGGGCGAGCCGCCCGGCCAGCGGCCGGCTCGGCCGGGCCCGCTCCCAGAAGTCCAGCAGGGAGGCGTACGGCTGCCCCTGGGCGATCCGTTCGGCCTCGGCCTCGCTGATGCCGTGCACATCGGAGAGTGCCAGCCGCAGACCCCACACCTCATCAGATTCAGACAACAGTTCGATACGGTGAGCGACCGCCGACTTGTTCACGTCCAGCGGCAGCACCGGCACCCCGCGCCGCCGCGCGTCCGCCAGGAGCAGCCGCTTCGGGTACATCCCGGGGTCGTGGGTGAGCAGCCCCGCATAGAAGGCCGCCGGGTGATGCGCCTTCAGCCACGCCGACTGGTACGTCGGCACGGCGAAGGCGACCGCGTGCGCCTTGCAGAAGCCGTACGACCCGAAGGCCTCGACGATCTCCCAGGTGCGCTGAATCGTTTCTGCGTCATATCCGTTCGCCGCCGCGTGCTGGGCGAACCACACCTTGATCCGCCCCTGGGACTCCGGGTCGGACAGCCCGCGCCGGATCCGGTCCGCCTCGCCGCGCCCGCAGCCGGTCATGACGGCGACGATGTCGATGATCTGCTCGTGGAAGACGACGACCCCGTACGTCCCCTTCAGCGGCTCCGTCAGATCCCGGTGCGGGTACCTGACCGGCGCCCGTCCGTGCCTCGCCTCGATGAACGGCCGCACCATGTCGGCGGCGACCGGTCCGGGCCGGAAGAGGGAGATGTCGACGACGAGGTCATGGAAAGTGGCCGGCTGCAGCCGCCCCACCAGGTCCCGCTGGCCCGGCGACTCGATCTGGAAGCAGCCCAGCGTCTCGGTGGAGCGGATGAGCCGGTACGTCTCCGGGTCGCCCGGCGCCAGCGCGTCCAGGTCGATCCGCTCCCCCGTCGCCCGCTCCACCTCGGCGACCGCGTGCGCCATCGCCGACTGCATCCGTACGCCCAGGACGTCCAGCTTGAGCAGTCCGAGGTCCTCCACGTCGTCCTTGTCGAACTGCGACATGGGCAGCCCCTCGCCGCTGGTCGGCATGACCGGGGTACGGCCGAGCAGGGACGCGTCGGACAGCAGCACCCCGCACGGGTGCATGGCGACCCCGCGCGGGAGGGCGTCGAGGGCCTCGACCAGTTCCCAGAGCCGGCCGTACTTCTCCTGCTCCCCCGCCAGCCTCCGCAGTTCGGGCAGCTCCGCCAGCGCCGCGCGGGCGTCGCGCGCCCGGATGTGCGGGAAGGACTTGGCGACCCGGTCGATCTCGGCGGGGTCCATGGACAGGGCCGCGCCCACGTCCCGGATGGCGTGGCGGACGCGGTAGGTCTCCGGCATCGCGACGGTGGCGACCCGTTCCTCGCCGAACCGGCCGATGATCGCGCGGTAGACCTCCAGCCGGCGCGCGGACTCCACGTCGATGTCGATGTCGGGCAGCACGACCCGCTCCTTGGACAGGAAGCGCTCCATCAGCAGCCCGTGCTCGACCGGATCGGCGTTCGCGATGCCGAGGAGGTGGTTGACCAGGGAGCCCGCGCCGGAGCCGCGCGCGGCGACGCGGATGCCCATGTCCCGCACGTCGTCCACCACCTGAGCGACCGTCAGGAAGTAGGAGGCGAAGCCGTGGTGGGCGATGATGTCCAGCTCGTGGTGCATCCGCTCCCAGTACGCGCGCTTTCCCGCGTGGCCGCGCAGCACCATCCCGGCCGCCGCCCGGGAGGCGAGCGCCCGCTGGGCGGTGCGGCGGCCCGCGCCGACCAGGTGCGGTTCGGGGAAGTGGACGGAGCCCATGCCGAGGTCGTCCTCGGGGTCCACCAGGCACTCGGCGGCCGTGGCCCGCGTCTGCTCCAGCAGCCGGTGTGCGGTCTCGCGCCGGAAGCCCGCGGCCTCGACGACACGCTCGGCGACCCGGGCCATGTCGTCGGCACCCTTGAGCCAGGCCTCACCGGAGTCCAGTTCCCCCGCTGGGTCGATCGGGACGAGCCGACGGGCCGCGTCCAGGACGTCGGCGACCGGGCCGAGGCCGGGGTCGGCGTAGCGGACGGCGTTGCTGAGCACCGGCCGGACGCCCTGCTCGGCGGCGAAGCCCACGGTACGGGCGGCCAGGCGCAGGGAGCCGGGGCCGGTGCCCGTGCGGCCGTGCCAGACGGCCTCCAGGCGCAGGGCGTCGCCGTAGATCTCCCGCCAGGGGGCGAGGAGCCGGGCCGCGCGGTCGGGGCGGCCGGCGGCCAGTGCGCGGCCGACGTCGGAGGCGGGGCCGAGCAGGACGGTCAGGCCGTCGGCGTGGTTGGCGTCCCAGGACAGCAAGGGCAGGTCCTCGGCGGTGTGGGCGGCGGTGACCAGACGGCACAGGTCGGCCCAGCCGCGGGCGCCGTCGCGGGCCAGGAAGGTGACGCGGGGGGTCGACTCGTCGATGAAGGCGCCGCCGCGTACGGGGGTGCGGCGCCTGTTCCGTCGTACCGGATCGTCCTCCCGGAGCCGGGCGGGCGGCTCCACCGCGAGTTCCGCGCCGAACAGCGGGCGGACGCCCGCCTTCGCGCAGGCCTTGGCGAAGCGGACGGTGCCGGCGACGGTGTCGCGGTCGGTGAGGGCGAGGGCGTCCATGCCCCGCTCGGCGGCGCGCTCGGCCAGCCGCTCCGGGTGGGAGGCGCCGTAGCGCAGGGAGAACCCGGAGACGGTGTGCAGATGCGTGAAACCCGGCACACGCACCTCCCGCACTCGCGAGCCCCGAACGACTCTCGAACATCTGTTCCCGACGACACTCCCACCATACCCCCATTCTCGAACACTTGTACGGAATCCGTTCGGGCGCGTCCCACCTGCGCAAACGTCCGCCAGCCTCGACGTTGGGGGCATGACGCAGACCACCGGCGCCGACGCTCCACCCGCTTCCCGTTCGTCCTCCTTCCTCGCCGAGGTGAAGGACGCCGTCACCTCGCGGGCCACCGTGCTGGTCATCGGTGTGATCGCCCTCCAGCTGCTGTTCATCGCCTCCTACGTGGGCGCGCTGCACGACCCGAAGCCCCGGGACGTGCCCTTCGGTGTCGTCGCGCCGGCGGCCGCGGCCCAGCAGGCGGTGACCCGGCTGGAGAGGCTGCCGGGCTCACCACTGGACCCGCGCGCGCCGGCCGACGAGGCGACGGCCCGGAAGCAGATCATGAACCGGGACATCGACGGGGCGCTGATCGTGAACCCTGCCCGGACGACCGACACGCTCCTGGTCGCCTCCGGTGGCGGCACCGTCCTCGCGACCACCCTGGAGAAGTACCTCACCGTCCTGGAGGCCTCCCAGCAGCGGACGGTCCGGACGGTGGACGTGGCGCCGGCGTCCTCCCACGACTTCGACGGGCTCACGTCCTTCTACCTGGTGGTGGGCTGGTGCGTGGGCGGCTATCTGTGCGCCTCGATCCTGGCGATCAGCACGGGCGCCCGGCCCGCCAACGCGAGCCGCGCGACGATCCGGCTGGCCGTGATGGTGCTGGTGTCGGTCGTCGGGGGGCTCGGGGGCGCGGTGATCGTGGGACCGATCCTGGGCGCGCTGCCGGGCAGTGTGGCGGCTCTGTGGGGGCTGGGGGCGCTGGTGACCTTCGCGGTGGGGGCGGCGACGCTCGCGCTCCAGGGGGTCTTCGGGATCGTCGGCATCGGTCTGGCGATCCTGCTCGTGGTGATCGCGGGCAACCCGAGCGCGGGGGGCGCCTTCCCGCTGCCGATGCTGCCGCCGTTCTGGAAGGCGATCGGGCCGGTGCTGCCGCCGGGCGCGGGCACCTGGGTGGCCCGGTCCATCGCCTACTTCGACGGCAACGACACGACCGCCGCCCTGCTGGTGCTTTCGGCATGGGCGGCGGCCGGGATCGTGATCACGCTGGTGGCGGCGGTGCTGCGGACGAGGCGTCGGGGCGGGCCCCGGCCGGCTCAGACGCCGTAGTACGCCCTGCGCATCAGCTCCCGCATGTCGTCGATCATCGGCATCCGCGGGTTGGCGGGCGCGCACTGGTCGGCGTAGGCGTTCAGGGCCTGCTGCGGGATGGCGGCGAGGAAGGCCTCCTCGTCGACTCCCTCCTCCTGGAAGGAGGCCGGGATGCCGCAGCGCTCGCGGAGGTCCTCGACGGCGCGGGCGTACGACTCCACACCCTCCTCGGGGGTCGCGGCCGGCAGGCCCAGCATGCGGGCGATGTCCTGGTAGCGCTCGGGGGCCCGGTAGGTCTCGGCCTTGGGCCACGGGGTGGCCTTGTGGGTCATCCTGCCGTTGTGCCGTATGACGTGCGGCAGCAGCAGCGCGTTCGTCCGGCCGTGGGCGACGTGGAAGGTGTTGCCCAGGGTGTGCGCCATGGCGTGGACGAGACCGAGGAAGGAGTTGGCGAAGGCCATGCCGGCGATGGTCGACGCGTTGTGCATCCGCTCCCGCGCCTTGGGCGCCCGGGCTCCCTCCTTCACACAGGCCTCCAGGTTCTCGAAGATCAGCTTGATGGCCTGCAGGCACTGGCCGTCGGTGAAGTCCGAGGCGTAGACCGAGACGTACGCCTCCGTCGCGTGGGTCAGGGCGTCGAAGCCGGAGTCGGCGGTGACCGTCGGCGGGAGGTTCATCGCCAGGACCGGGTCGACGATCGCCACGTGCGGGGTGAGGGCGTAGTCGGCGAGCGGGTACTTCTGGGCGGCCTCGGGGTCGGAGATGACCGCGAACGGGGTCACCTCGGAGCCGGTGCCCGACGTGGTGGGGATGGCGATCAGCTTGGCCTTGTCGCCGAGTTGGGGGAAGCGGTAGGCGCGCTTGCGGATGTCGAAGAACTTCTCCTTGGTGTCCGCGAACTCCACCTCGGGCCGCTCGTACATCAGCCACATGACCTTCGCCGCGTCCATCGGCGAGCCGCCGCCGAGCGCGATGATGGTGTCCGGCCGGAACTCCCGCATCTCGGCCGCGCCCGCCCGTACGGTGGCCAGCTCCGGGTTGGGCTCGACGTTGTCGATGTACTGCAGCAGCACCGGCTCCTCACGGGAGTTGAGGATCTCGGTGACCCGGCGCACGAAGCCGATCCGCTCCATGGTGCGGTCGGTGACGATCGTGACCCGGTGCACGTCGGGCATGGCCTTCAGGTAGCGCAGCGCGCCCTTCTCGAAGTAGATCTTCGGCGGCACCTTGTACCACTGCATGTTGTTGTTGCGCCGCCCGATCCGCTTGATGTTGAGCAGGTTCACCGCGGAGACGTTGTTGGACACCGAGTTGTGCCCGTACGAGCCGCAGCCGAGGGTGAGCGAGGGCAGGAAGGCGTTGTAGACGTCGCCGATGCCGCCGAGACTGGTCGGCGCGTTGACGATGACGCGGATCGCCTTGACCCGCTTGCCGAACTCCTCCGCCAGTTCCTCGTCCTCGGTGTGGATCGCGGCGGAGTGCCCGAGGCCGTCGAACTCGACCATCTGCATGGCCAGCCGGATTCCCTGCTCGGTGTCCTCGGCCCTCAGCGCGGCCAGCACCGGGGACAGCTTCTCCCTGGTCAGCGGTTCGCGCTCGCCGACCTCCGCGCACTCGGCGACCAGGATCGAGGTGCCCTCCGCCACGGCGAACCCGGCCTGTTCCGCGATCCAGGAGGCGGACTTGCCGACCGCCGTCGAATTCAGCCTGGCGGTCGCGCAGTTGGCGCCGCGGGCCGCGACACCGAAGAGGAACTCCTCCAGCTTCTCCTTCTCCGCGGCGGTGACGACATGGGCGCCGAGCCGCTTCATCTCGGCGACACCCGCCTCGTACACCTGCGCGTCCAGGACGATCGCCTGCTCGGAGGCGCAGATCATGCCGTTGTCGAAGGCCTTGGACAGGACGATGTCGTGGATGGCCCGGGTGAGGTCGGCGTCGGCGGCGACGTAGGCGGGCACGTTTCCGGCGCCGACGCCCAGGGCGGGCTTGCCGCACGAGTAGGCGGCCCGGACCATCGAGTTGCCGCCGGTGGCGAGGATGGTGGAGACGCCGTCGTGGTTCATCAGCAGCCGGGTCGCCTCCATCGACGGCTCCTCGATCCACTGCACGCAGCCCTGAGGCGCACCGGCGGCGATCGCCGCGTCCCGCACGATGCGGGCGGCCTCGCGCGAGCACTTCTGGGCGTTCGGGTGGAAGGCGAAGATGATCGGGTTGCGGGTCTTGAGGGCGATGAGCGCCTTGAAGACGGTGGTGGAGGTCGGGTTGGTGACCGGCGTCATCGCGCACACGACACCGACCGGCTCCGCTATCTCGGTGACGCCGGTGAGCTCGTCGCGGTGGACGACGCCCACCGTGCGCAGACCGCGCATCGAGTGGGTGACGTGCTCGCAGGCGAAGATGTTCTTGACCGCCTTGTCCTCGAACAGTCCGCGCCCGGTCTCCTCGACGGCCGCGCTCGCCAGCTCCCCGTGCGCGGCGAGCGCCGCGAGGGACGCCTTGGTGACGATGTGGTCGACCTGCTCCTGGTCGTACGACTCGAACCGGCCCAGCGCCTCGAGGGCGCTCTCCACCAGTTCGTTCACCCGGTCCACGACCTGCATGTCAGGCCTCCTTCGTCCCAGCCTTCTCCGACACCTCCATTCGATATCGGCGGCGATCGATCATCGATACGAGAACGGCCCCAATGAAAGGAAGAAGGTCCCTGCAGGTGTGGCGGAAGGTCCCGGTGGGCGCCGGGGGGGGAGACACGCGAGGTCCCGCCCCCTCGCACAGGGGGCGGGACCTCGGCGCCGGCCGTGCTCAGCCGATCTGCGTCCCGGTGGCCGACAGGGCCTCGGTGACCGGCTGGAAGAACGTCTCGCCGCCCGAGGTGCAGTCGCCGCTGCCCCCCGACGTCAGCCCGATCGCCGCGTCGCCGTCGAACAGCGAGCCGCCGCTGTCGCCGGGCTCGGCGCACACGTCGGTCTGGATGAGGCCGCTGACCGTGCCCTCGGAGTAGTTCACGGTGGCGTTGAGACCGGTGACCGTACCGGTGTGGACCTGGGTGGTGGAGCCGCTGCGCGTCACCTTCTCGCCCACGGTGGCCTCGGCGGCGTGCGTGATGGCCTGTGTGGAGCCGTTGTAGAGGTCGACCGCGCTCGGGTGGTCCACGGTGGCCGTGTACTTGACCAGCCCGAAGTCGTTGCCCGGGAACTGCGAGTCGGCGTTCGTGCCGATCTGCTTCCCGCTGGAGTCCGACCAGGTGGAGATCGCGTCCGTGCAGTGCCCGGCGGTGAGGAAGTAGGGCTCGCCGCCCTTGGTGACGTTGAAGCCCAGCGAACAACGGCCGCCCGAGCCGGTGATGGCGTCACCGCCCGCGACGAAGGGCTTGAACTCCCCCTGCGAGCGCTTGAGTTCGGCCTTGGTTCCGAGGCGGTCGACGACCTTGGACAACGTGGCCCACTCGGCCGCGGACACCGTCTTGTCGGCGGTCACGACGACCTTGTTGCCGACCGGGTCGGTCGACCAGGACGTGCCCGGGATGGTGGCGTCCTTCGTCAGTGTCGTCCGGGCGGCGTCGAGTTCGGCGAGGGAGTTGACGACGAGTCTGGCCTTGGCGCCGGCCGCCTCGACCGTCTGGGCGGCGTCACGGTCGAGGACGTTGACGACGAGGCTCTTGGCCTTCGCGTCGTAATACGTTCCCGCGGCCGCCGTACCGAGGTCGTCGCCGAGTGTCGAGGCGAGCTTTCCGGCCGCGGCGAGCGACAGTGTCC
Above is a genomic segment from Streptomyces sp. SLBN-31 containing:
- a CDS encoding DNA polymerase III subunit alpha, with amino-acid sequence MPGFTHLHTVSGFSLRYGASHPERLAERAAERGMDALALTDRDTVAGTVRFAKACAKAGVRPLFGAELAVEPPARLREDDPVRRNRRRTPVRGGAFIDESTPRVTFLARDGARGWADLCRLVTAAHTAEDLPLLSWDANHADGLTVLLGPASDVGRALAAGRPDRAARLLAPWREIYGDALRLEAVWHGRTGTGPGSLRLAARTVGFAAEQGVRPVLSNAVRYADPGLGPVADVLDAARRLVPIDPAGELDSGEAWLKGADDMARVAERVVEAAGFRRETAHRLLEQTRATAAECLVDPEDDLGMGSVHFPEPHLVGAGRRTAQRALASRAAAGMVLRGHAGKRAYWERMHHELDIIAHHGFASYFLTVAQVVDDVRDMGIRVAARGSGAGSLVNHLLGIANADPVEHGLLMERFLSKERVVLPDIDIDVESARRLEVYRAIIGRFGEERVATVAMPETYRVRHAIRDVGAALSMDPAEIDRVAKSFPHIRARDARAALAELPELRRLAGEQEKYGRLWELVEALDALPRGVAMHPCGVLLSDASLLGRTPVMPTSGEGLPMSQFDKDDVEDLGLLKLDVLGVRMQSAMAHAVAEVERATGERIDLDALAPGDPETYRLIRSTETLGCFQIESPGQRDLVGRLQPATFHDLVVDISLFRPGPVAADMVRPFIEARHGRAPVRYPHRDLTEPLKGTYGVVVFHEQIIDIVAVMTGCGRGEADRIRRGLSDPESQGRIKVWFAQHAAANGYDAETIQRTWEIVEAFGSYGFCKAHAVAFAVPTYQSAWLKAHHPAAFYAGLLTHDPGMYPKRLLLADARRRGVPVLPLDVNKSAVAHRIELLSESDEVWGLRLALSDVHGISEAEAERIAQGQPYASLLDFWERARPSRPLAGRLAQVGALDAFGANRRDLQLHLTELHRGARSGGGGQLPLAGGRKTAPAGLPDLSEAEKLSAELGVLSMDASRNLMDDHRKFLDELGVVSARRLRETRHGETVLVAGAKAATQTPPIRSGKRVIFSTLDDGTGLVDLAFFDDSHDTCAHTVFHSWLLLVRGVVQRRGPRSLSVVGAAAWNLAELLEVREEEGLDGVAARLAEPPADGSAPADGDGSSPARLAGSDGWPAPAGSAARDPMEDRRIRMPTGYEMHPWADLRPAGEGPAVGRKLWHQSPGSAG
- a CDS encoding DUF3533 domain-containing protein, producing MTQTTGADAPPASRSSSFLAEVKDAVTSRATVLVIGVIALQLLFIASYVGALHDPKPRDVPFGVVAPAAAAQQAVTRLERLPGSPLDPRAPADEATARKQIMNRDIDGALIVNPARTTDTLLVASGGGTVLATTLEKYLTVLEASQQRTVRTVDVAPASSHDFDGLTSFYLVVGWCVGGYLCASILAISTGARPANASRATIRLAVMVLVSVVGGLGGAVIVGPILGALPGSVAALWGLGALVTFAVGAATLALQGVFGIVGIGLAILLVVIAGNPSAGGAFPLPMLPPFWKAIGPVLPPGAGTWVARSIAYFDGNDTTAALLVLSAWAAAGIVITLVAAVLRTRRRGGPRPAQTP